A region of the Bacillus basilensis genome:
CATGAGGAAATGGGATATGATGTGATTGCATTTGAATCAGGGCTTGCGGAAGCATCAGCTGTTCAGCAAAATTTTGACCGCTTAACCGCTACGGAAGCAATGAGGCAATCATTAGAAGGTGTATGGCAAACAGAGGAAATTGAACAATTGTTTATCTATATGAAAGAACAAAAAGAAAAAGGAAAGCCAATCACATTAGCTGGTTTTGATATGAATTTGTTTTATAAATCTTCATTCCACTCCTATGCGAAAGACTGGTTGCAAAAATTAAGTCCTGAAATGGCGTCTGAATTTGATGCAGCAGTAACAGAGTTGATTAAACTGGATAGGTATTACAATGGATATGAGGCATATCCCTATGATCAATTTAAAATTGAAATACAGCCCGTAATCAACAAGTTTGAAAAGGTTAGAACGTTTATTCAGAATCATAAATCTGAATTGTCTCAAGTTGCACCTCATGCCACGTATGATGTAGACTTTCTGGAGAAATCAATTAATATACGGATTGATGCGATTAAAACGCATTTAGATGCTGAAATGAAATTTAAAGGTGGTATCTACTCCCCTAACCTTAAAGACTACGCTTCTTATATCCGAGATCAAAAAATGGCACAAAACTTAGCATGGCTCACTGAAATGCAGTATAAAAACCAAAAAATCATTGTGTGGGGGCATAATTATCATATTCGAAAACAAAATTCAAAAATGATATTAGATTGGACGAAGGCGCAGCAATACAATTATGTAGGCCCAAATATGATGGATTATCTTCCGCAGCGCATTAAAAACCAAATGTACACAATTGGAGTGTTTGCGTATAGTGGGAGCAGTTGGAATAATCAACATGACGAAGTTGTTCCTGTACATAACGAACATGAAGAACAAAGTGTTGAAAAAATTATCAGCACTGTCAGAAGTCCAAATGTCTTTGTAAACTTAAAGGGAGAAAGTAACCGACCAGAAACGTCATGGATGTTTACCCCAACTGCTGCAAGTTACTGGGGGATCAAAAAGCGAGAAGAAATCATGATTCCTATCGAACAATATGATGGCATTCTATGGTTAGAAAAGACTTCACCTTCCGTTCTTAAGTAAAATAAAGAGCATCCTTACATGTTAAGGGTGCTCTTTTTCTTGTCATGATTATACATAATACTGAATTCTTAACTTGATGGCATTGAACGATACCCCTATAGCACCTAATAGAACACAAGTAATATTGTGTTCTATTAGGTTACCGTCGCTTCAGTAACTAACTTTGAAAGAATTTGAATAATATTTTGTTGACTTTTATATAATACATATTTCCATCTTTTCTACTGGTAACTAATTTTTCTTTTTTTAGTACCTGAAGGTGTCTAGAAGCTGCGCCCTCGCTTAAATGACAAATTTGTGCCAAAGATTGTGTTGTTAATGAACGCTCTTGTAATATTCTCAAAATTTGCAGCCTTGAAGGCTCTCCTAATGCTCGGTAAATATCTACCATTTTTTCAATAGGTTGTTCTGGGAATGCCTGTTCTCTTGCGATTGAAGAATCATAAACAATAACAACACCTTCTTTTATTTCATCTACAAAAAAATGAGGCCAAACAAAATAACTAGGCTTGAACTACCCCCACTTTCACTTCGTTTAGAAGTGAAAGTGGGGGTAGTTCAATTTCTGTTACTAACTTCCTTCTAGCCTGTATATACCCATGTAAGACACTAGATAAAAGGAGCAGAATCATGAACATTAAGTTAAAGATTAATATTTCATCAGAGTTTATTATTGCTATTGGCGGACTAATTACAGTTCTCCATCAGGCAGGAATCATTTGATTCTTGCTTTTCTTTTTCGTTCGTTGTGTACGTTTGTTTTGCTACTCCTTATCTTTCCTTAACAACAAACAAGACGCCACCCAGATAAAGGCAGCGCCTACAATAGTAGTTATAAATTTAATCAAATCATATTTACTCTCATTTTTACTTATTTCCTTGCTTCCATACCCCATTCTTTTTGTGATAGATATCCTTGCTAGTCATGAAGTGAAACGAGCTACCCGGAATATAATATCTCTTCCGCTTCTTTCTATTTTTCTCTCTCGTTCCTTTTGTTTAGCAATCTCTTGTAAATCTGCTTTCCATTATCTTATTAACTCTTTCTTTCGCATCGGATAATGTTCCCCTTGAATAAAGTAATCGCTAAAGAAACACTTCTCATCAATATATATCATCCTTCTTTTCAATTGTCCATTTTATTCAAAATAAAAAGTTCACCAATTAAGGCGAACTTTTTATGTAACTAGTTCTGCGAGTTTCGTTCACATCATAAGGTTCGTTATTTGAAAAACAAAGAAGTTTTTCATGATATATAATATGTGTCTCTAAGATAAATGTGCTTATACCCAATTTCTTTTTAAGTATCCAGTTTGTTTATTAATGTGTAATTTCTATATAACAAAGAAAAAAGCACCCGTACCGCCTTGCCCGCCCTACTATGCGGTATACGTTACCGTGACATTCTCGCATAAGAACGTTTCACTTATAGGTGTACTAATCCTCTTCGATATGCGGTTGTCAAAGGGCTTGTACATATAATTTATAATTTTTAGCATTTTATTTAATCCCCCGAAAAGTTCGCGTTTTGTTCGCTATTTTTAGATGATTCCAAGTGCTGTAGCAATCAATTTAACCGCACTCTGCTTCTTCTCATAGAAATAAGTCTTCTTGAGTAATAGATCGTGATAAACATCTGAATCTTTTACTCTCTCGTTCGTCAGAAACTTACACTCAACGATTTTACGCTCATCCTCATCTAATAAATTGTTAAGGGCCTTCTCAACCTGTTGCACCTTCCATTTACTCATGTTTCTAGAATCACGTAACTCAGGGAATAAACTAATTCCTTCCTGCTCTACATCATTACTGAATCGCATCTTAAGTGCTCTGTATTCCTTTAATACACTTACTACTTCCTTTTGTACTTTCTTATCATCGATAGCCCGTAATAAAGTTAATTGTCTTTCCATGAAGGAATCCCCCTATTTCGAATTTTGGTTTTTACATTTACATCAGGTACGTGAAATTTTACTATCTCTTTGTTGAATAAGGAAAACATGCTTAGTAAAGTAGCCCCCACCATTCTACTCTGCATGGTTCCGTTATCCATTAAGCCTTTGATAACTTACGTTTCTTGTTAACCATCTTCTCTTTCACTGCTTCAATGTTCTTTGCTACCTTTTGATGGTCCTGATCAAATTGAATCATTCCATCGAACATAACTGGAGTCACTGCTTCATCTACGTATTGTAAGTAATCAACTGGCGCTCGTTCTGTCTGTTCTATTAAGTATCCATAAATATCAAGGTCTGCTCTTGGTATAGACTTCTTTCCCTTTGGTTGATGAGACATCCCTACATAAGATTGAATGACTGATAGTGGCACCACGAATACTGACTTGTCCTTACTGAACTCAATAAGGAAGAAACAAATCGCTCCCATCTTCTCTGCTTTCTCCAGATAATCTAATTGGTGCTGCATTTACTATTAGGAATACGAATTTTTAGAGGGGAATTATATTGGATGAGTTTTTATCTTCTGCTGCATTAAACCCTGGTTCGATTGGACCTACACTTCCACCTATGCAGCCTTTTCAGTTCCCTACTGGGCCTACCGGGCCAAGCTTATCTTTCACTCGCTTAATCTTTACTCTTACATTCATTCTGTTACGCTCCTTTTAATGAACTTTCAATTTGTCTCTTACGTGTAAGTAGATCATCTAAATTTCCTTCTGTTTTCTTTTTCTTAAGCCCTAACATATTTAAATGTAGTTTCATGTTGCTTATATCTGAATTAACACTTTCTAATTCTGATTCGAGTTGAATTCTCGTTTCTTTTTTCAATATGCACTTCGTGAATATCGATGGTATCAATCGCTGCACCGCAAATATCACAATATGATTTAGACGGAGCTCCATAATTTAACAATTTCACATCCCCCTTTTACGCCTCTATGAATCTTTGAAGACGTTGCTTAGCAATCTCTCTTCTATAGCTTTCCGCTTTATTTTCAACCGTAAGGCTTGTTTCAACCATTCAATCATATGAACGCTTCCCTACTTGATTCTGTAGTTCTTTAAGTTGTAGATTACTTGTATATAAGGGAGGGAGTTCTTTTCTATAGCGTCCATCTATAATATTGAATAAATGACTATAATGAATTAGGAAACAACGCTCCGATGCTTTTCTCGCATACATACGCTAAGGGGAAATATCTTTTACCGATGAATGGACAAATGAAAGATAATGAGTTTAATAAATATAAAGAAGTTATGGATAAAATAATTAAGTAAGTTAACGAATGCGTTTTCAATACTTGGGATGTATGATAAAATAATATTTGGATGGGAGTCCAACACTCATATTATTAAAATTAAAGTGGTTATCAAGTCGGAGGAAGGCACCTTAGGGTGTCTTTTCTTTATTTTCAAAAGGACCTGCTCAATTCATCCTTAAAAACATAAGGTAAAGTGAACTCATTAAAATACATGAATGACCCTTGTTTTCCCCTCTTATCTAAAAGAGGATCTATTATGGGATTTGGTGGTAGTTGCGGCGGAGGTTGCGGTTTTGCTGGAGGATTTGCTTTAATAGTTGTATTACTTATTTTATTAATAATCATTGGAGCTTCTTGAATCTGCTAAAAAACTATGGGAAAAGACACTCTTATATGGGTGTCTTTTTTACGGCAATATATCAATACTTTCTTTTTGACAAATGGTAAAGAGAGTTTTGCTTTTTATCTTTTATTAATAACGAGATTTAATTTCTAGTTAATCAGGTATATAAGGAAAAGGAGCTAACAATAAATTGTTAACCTCTCAGCTTAAAGCAAAATAGTATCTTTCCTTATTTTTTAATATCTAGGTTGTGATTTAATATTGGTAAGATGAGCATCAAACATATCAATTATTTCAAGAAATCTATCTGCTTCACGAAATACATGGTCTGCTAATAATGGATGAATAATACTCTTTATTTTACATTGCTCAATTAAATCACGTGCCGTTTTCTTAAAATCCCGAAGAGATGTGACTGACACACGATTTTGATCTAAAAATTGATCCAAAAGAGGAACTGTTTGAGATTGTGGTTTCATAGATTCTCAGTCAATTGCTTGATACATTAATTCATCAAAATCATTGCTAAAATTCCGTGCTGTATCTACAAGCTTTCTTTCCGATGGATCAAGAAGATGACCAATAAATTTAGCATGGTCTGCCATAATTCTTAAAAAGAAAACATTTTCTTTAATAATAGCATCAGGAAGGGCATCTAATTTCCCTTCATTTAATTCAATTAAACGTTTTCTAAAATAATCAGCTTCCCTACTTGTATGGTCAACTAACAGTGGAAAATTATTTTGCCCTGGCAATTTACATGTGAGAATTAATCCTAGAATTTTTCGTTTAAATCCCCAAATATTAGTTGCAGCTTGTTGTACTTCTGAATTAAATCTTTTTATTTGCCCAGGATCTGTTTCATTTGTATAGGAATACGCTATTTGTTCGATATGTTCAAACAATCGGTAAAATTGATTAGCTTCTTCGATTAGTTGGGTATCCTCACATCTAAACCCCAATCGAAGAAAAAGAGAATGCTCCTTCATGATTCTAGACCAAAAACGAATTTCATTTAATGATCGTTCAACAAACATTACAGACGTAACACCCGTATCAGGATGTAATGAGGTTTCATCCCTATTCATTCTCAATCCCCCCAGTAAATACTAAGTTAGTTCTATTCTTATGAGTAAATATATATATAAATACCATCAAAAAAGGTTCATGATGAATAATGATAAATCTCATATACATGTAAAATTAACCTAACCTATCATTATCGATAGCCAAAGCAAGCCCACTCCTTATCTATTTGTATATAAAGAGTGGGCTTGCTTTTCTTCTGAAGTTTTCCTTGCACACCCCTAGCTTGATGGCGATGGTCGGAAAAAACCACGCTAAGCACAAAATACAGTAAGCTGCCCATATGGACAGCTTATTTACATAATTATCGTTCTCGGAAGTTCTACACTTTATGTTCGGGATGGAAATCTAATAAGTTAGTTCAGATTATGAAGGCCAGGCGTAGTGTTTTAATATAGAGTTGGAGTTGGAGTTGGAGTCGGAGGAGAACAATGGAAAGAAACAATATCGTTTATAGCAACTGAATAATGATTCCATCTCCCGCCGAAAAACCTATAGCCATAAACTCTTTCGTGCCCAACAGTCGTCAAAAAAAACCAGAAATTGTCTCCGTTTCTAAGCGACAGATATGTGAACCGAAATATACAATTTTGAAGACCCCAAGGACTCTGGGCATAGAGTGGCATTTGTCGTATATATACCATGATTCGAGGTTCACTCCTTATTGAAATTAGACTTATAACTAATTTTATGCTTAGGGTCAAAGCTTAGATTGGATGTATGCCTAGTAGCCTACTTAAATTCAATTTTGAATGTATATCGTATACATGTCAGGTTAACATAACGTCCTTTATGTGTTGTAGTCTTAAAGATGGAATAGATAAAGCAACTCAACATATTTTTAAGGATTTACTCCTACACCAAATGGTGCGAGAAATCCTGGAATTGTAGTAATTACAGTATTAGTTATTCCATTTATTAAAGAAATATTGTTGCTTTCAAAATTTGCTGCGTAAATTCGATTAGTTAATGGATTAATTCCAATTCCTTTTGGAGAATTTCCTACAATAATAGTGGTAATTACTGTATTAGTTGCTCCACTAATTACAGAAACATTGTTGGTGAATGCATTTACTACATAAATGAGGTTGGTAGATGTATTAACTCCTAAAAAGATTGGAGAATTTCCAACAGAAATTGTAGTAACTACTGTATTGGTTCCTCCATCAATTACAGAAACATTGTTGCTCCCAGAATTTGTTACATAAATTTGGTTAGTTAATGGATTTATTCCTATTTGTTCTGGACCAATTCCAACAGAAATTGTAGTAATTACGGTATTAGTTATTCCATTTATCACAGAAATATTGTTGTTTGAAAAATTTGTTACATAAATTCGATTAGTTAATGGATTAACTCCTACCCCTTGTGGAAAAATCCCAACAGAAATTGTAGTAATCACGGTATTAGTTGCTCCATTAATTACAGAAACATTATTGGTGAGTGCATTTACTACATAAATGAGGTTGGTAGATATATTGATTCCCACTACTGTTGGTAAAGTTCCAACAGGAATAGTAGTAATTACACTATTTGTTAGTCCATCAATTACAGAAACGCTGTTGCTGTTTCCATTTGCTACATAAATTTGATTGGTAGATGTATTAATGCCTATTCCTCTTGGGCCAAATCCAACAGGAATGGTAACAATTCTAGTATTAGTTGTTCCATTAATTACCGATATGTCATTATTTCCTATATTTGATACATAAATTCGATTGGTAGATAATAGTCCAGTAGGCCCAGTGTTTCTCGTAGGTCCGGTGTCTCTTGTTGGTTCCGTCGGTTCTGGTGGCCCTCCAGATGGCCCGGTTGGACCAGTATCTCCTGTTGTTTCTGTCGGTCCTGTTGGCAAAGTAAAAGAAGGAATAGATGGTACTGTAGGACCAATCAAATTTAGATCTAATGCAGGGGCATTTAATAAATCATCCGGTATAAGACCATCCCATTTCTTTTTATTAAACATGATTCACCTCCAAAAACTTTTATCCTAACTAATAAATGCATGAAATAAACAAAATAAAAGTAATAAAAAAACGTTATATTATTTTTATGAAGCATGTTATATATAAATCACCTTTTTATAAACTAGTTTTATATTTTTAGTTTTGTATACTTTATACATATTGAGTTAACATAACGTCCTATTATCAGTAGCAAGGAAAAGGAGGAACCCTACTCTCCCAAGGGAACCTCCTTTTTTCGTTCAATGGACCTATGCATTTTTTTATACATTCCTATTCTGGTGCGGTTTTAGGTTTCTCGATTGTTGTTGGATCAACCCAAAAACTGTATTAAATCTTGCATGCTCCTAGGGTCACTATATATGAACACTACGTATTTGACTTTCTCAATGACCAACATTACTTAACGTGGTAAAATAGTATTCGGATGGGAATCCAATGTTATTAAAATTAAAGTGGTTATCAAGTCGGAGGAAGGCACCTTAGGATGTCTTTTTAAAATATATAAGCG
Encoded here:
- a CDS encoding erythromycin esterase family protein, which codes for MRKKWKIGLMSSLLACTTFTSVAFAAEKPVDQPKWEEWLNGHAKILHEPTSQTTEDLSFLKEEVKDKRIVVLGESTHGAKEINQSKIRIIKYLHEEMGYDVIAFESGLAEASAVQQNFDRLTATEAMRQSLEGVWQTEEIEQLFIYMKEQKEKGKPITLAGFDMNLFYKSSFHSYAKDWLQKLSPEMASEFDAAVTELIKLDRYYNGYEAYPYDQFKIEIQPVINKFEKVRTFIQNHKSELSQVAPHATYDVDFLEKSINIRIDAIKTHLDAEMKFKGGIYSPNLKDYASYIRDQKMAQNLAWLTEMQYKNQKIIVWGHNYHIRKQNSKMILDWTKAQQYNYVGPNMMDYLPQRIKNQMYTIGVFAYSGSSWNNQHDEVVPVHNEHEEQSVEKIISTVRSPNVFVNLKGESNRPETSWMFTPTAASYWGIKKREEIMIPIEQYDGILWLEKTSPSVLK
- a CDS encoding metalloregulator ArsR/SmtB family transcription factor, encoding MVDIYRALGEPSRLQILRILQERSLTTQSLAQICHLSEGAASRHLQVLKKEKLVTSRKDGNMYYIKVNKILFKFFQS
- a CDS encoding ArpU family phage packaging/lysis transcriptional regulator; translation: MERQLTLLRAIDDKKVQKEVVSVLKEYRALKMRFSNDVEQEGISLFPELRDSRNMSKWKVQQVEKALNNLLDEDERKIVECKFLTNERVKDSDVYHDLLLKKTYFYEKKQSAVKLIATALGII
- a CDS encoding YjcZ family sporulation protein — its product is MGFGGSCGGGCGFAGGFALIVVLLILLIIIGAS
- a CDS encoding exosporium leader peptide-containing protein, which codes for MFNKKKWDGLIPDDLLNAPALDLNLIGPTVPSIPSFTLPTGPTETTGDTGPTGPSGGPPEPTEPTRDTGPTRNTGPTGLLSTNRIYVSNIGNNDISVINGTTNTRIVTIPVGFGPRGIGINTSTNQIYVANGNSNSVSVIDGLTNSVITTIPVGTLPTVVGINISTNLIYVVNALTNNVSVINGATNTVITTISVGIFPQGVGVNPLTNRIYVTNFSNNNISVINGITNTVITTISVGIGPEQIGINPLTNQIYVTNSGSNNVSVIDGGTNTVVTTISVGNSPIFLGVNTSTNLIYVVNAFTNNVSVISGATNTVITTIIVGNSPKGIGINPLTNRIYAANFESNNISLINGITNTVITTIPGFLAPFGVGVNP